The following proteins are encoded in a genomic region of Anabas testudineus chromosome 13, fAnaTes1.2, whole genome shotgun sequence:
- the socs9 gene encoding suppressor of cytokine signaling 9, which translates to MSLPKESGNRGKDRERGARPKVRQSRSEERRDAGGGRKGGKEKKKGLASHEPAAERPVSDGFEYGELLSDLESRDQSSSSLKESWRWQGLEVAASLLGQERVTTKPGLGTAGSVSDLSAPSEGDCRGSSSSRTLRQKIQDAMGQCFPIKTHSAAAPPSPPQALSSSTACASSKRKILLSELMLDDCPFPVGSELAQKWYLIKQHTAPITQPPTLDSAVVCSPPKSAMATVVEDVDDRLRERRRISIEQGVEPPPNAEIHTFEVTAQINPLYKHGPKLAHGMNELAGTDRASVHQQQQLLLQRQQQHQLLLQSCLDTLDEVVASASASASVHTCDTISDPLVDPEATATNMPSRTTLPQTEHQKSHDGYRIHTQIDYIHCLVPDLLQITNLPCYWGVMDRYEAETLLEGKPEGTFLLRDSAQEDYLFSVSFRRYGRSLHARIEQWNHNFSFDVHDPSVFHAPTVTGLLEHYKDPNSCMFFEPLLSNPIHRTQPFSLQHICRAVISSCTTYDGINMLPIPNALKKHLKEYHYKQRVRVRRMDTWWE; encoded by the coding sequence ATGTCACTACCAAAGGAGTCAGGGAACCGAGGGAAAGATCGAGAGAGGGGGGCCCGTCCCAAAGTGAGACAGAGCCGATCAGAGGAGAGACGAGACGCAGGTGGTGGCAGGAAAggtggaaaagagaagaaaaaaggccTTGCCTCCCATGAACCAGCAGCTGAGCGGCCTGTCAGTGATGGCTTTGAATATGGTGAACTATTGAGTGACCTAGAGAGCAGGGACCaatcttcctcttctctgaaGGAGAGTTGGAGGTGGCAGGGTTTGGAAGTCGCAGCCTCATTACTTGGACAGGAACGGGTAACAACCAAACCAGGACTGGGAACAGCTGGCTCAGTCAGCGACTTATCTGCACCAAGCGAAGGTGATTGCAGAGGATCGAGCAGCAGTCGCACTCTTCGACAGAAAATCCAAGATGCAATGGGGCAGTGTTTCCCAATCAAGacacacagtgctgcagcaccaccttcacctCCACAGGCTCTGTCATCATCAACTGCGTGTGCCTCCTCAAAGCGAAAGATCCTACTCAGTGAGTTAATGTTGGATGACTGCCCTTTCCCCGTAGGATCCGAGCTGGCTCAGAAGTGGTATCTCATTAAGCAACACACGGCCCCCATTACTCAGCCTCCTACGCTTGATTCTGCAGTGGTGTGCAGTCCCCCAAAATCAGCCATGGCTACAGTAGTGGAGGATGTAGATGATAGGTTGCGAGAGCGCAGGCGCATCAGCATTGAACAGGGTGTCGAGCCACCACCCAATGCAGAGATCCACACATTTGAGGTGACAGCCCAAATTAACCCTCTCTACAAACATGGCCCCAAGCTGGCTCACGGTATGAATGAGTTAGCTGGTACTGACAGGGCCTCCGTCcatcagcaacagcagcttCTTCTCCAAAGGCAGCAACAACACCAGCTCCTGCTACAGAGCTGTTTGGACACTTTAGATGAGGTGGTGGCCTCGGCCTCAGCGTCGGCCTCTGTCCACACCTGTGACACCATCTCTGACCCTTTGGTTGATCCAGAGGCTACAGCAACCAACATGCCCTCTAGAACAACACTTCCTCAGACTGAACATCAAAAATCTCACGATGGCTACCGCATTCACACTCAGATTGATTACATTCACTGCTTAGTTCCAGACCTGCTGCAGATCACCAACCTCCCCTGTTACTGGGGTGTCATGGACCGTTACGAGGCAGAAACGCTGCTGGAGGGAAAACCAGAAGGCACCTTCCTCCTGCGTGATTCTGCCCAGGAAGACTACCTCTTTTCCGTCAGCTTCCGTCGTTATGGCCGCTCGCTACATGCGCGCATCGAACAGTGGAACCACAATTTTAGCTTTGACGTACACGACCCGAGCGTCTTCCACGCTCCCACAGTTACAGGGTTGCTGGAGCACTACAAGGACCCCAACTCCTGCATGTTCTTCGAGCCGCTGCTCTCCAACCCTATACACCGCACACAGCCCTTCAGCCTGCAGCACATCTGCAGAGCAGTCATAAGCAGCTGTACCACCTATGATGGCATTAACATGCTTCCCATTCCAAATGCATTGAAAAAACACCTGAAAGAATACCACTATAAGCAGAGAGTACGCGTACGGCGAATGGATACATGGTGGGAGTGA